ATATACCAGATTCAGATCCAGAGTAGTGCTTCCCTCTGGAGAGGGATATACAGGGGCTTAAACTGTATAATGTCTCATATCTTTAAAAAACCTGAagtaaactgggcatggtggctcatccctacaatcccagcactttgggaggccgaggtaggaggatatCTTgggcttaggagtttgagatcagcctggacaacctagggagaccctgtctctacaaaaaatttaaaaattagctgagcacggtggctctcgcctgtagtcctatctatcaggaggctgaggggggaggattgcttgagcccaggaggttgaggctgcagtgggctgtgactgcaccactgcacttcagcctgggaggcatagcgagaccctatcagaaacaaaaaaacaaaaaacctgaagtGTGTCAGCATGCTAGGATTTGACAAAGTTAGATGGCATCcaggtttttgtatatttttctccttctccatgtgccagaaatatttttaataagttaaaccactggccagatgcggtggctcatgcctatacttgcagcactttgagatgccaggGTCGGGTAGGgctacttgagcccaagagtttgaggttagcctgggtaacatagtgagactgcattttaaaaactaacaataataataataataataaaatagccagtgtggtagctcttgcctgtagtcccagctactcaggaggctgaggtgggcagatcactggagcccaggaggttgaggctgcagtaagctgtggtcatggccactgcactccagcctgagagacagagtgagaccgtatctaaaataatggtaataatagctTAAAGCATTATTTTAACGCCTTTTGACCACGTTTTTGCCGTAACCAACTTGCTTTAAAATTGGACCCTATGATTTGGCTTTTATTAAATCACTATTAAGAatattgaggccgggcacggtggctcacgcctgtaatcccagcactttgggaggccgaggtgggcggatcacgaggtcaggagatccagaccatactggctaacatggtgaaaccccgtctctactaaaaatctaaaaaattagtcgggcgtggtagcggacgcttgtagtcccagctactcggcaggctgagacaggagaatggcgtgaactcgggaggtggagcttgcagtgagccgagatcgcgccactgcactccagcctgagcgactgagccagactccatctcaaaaaaaaaaaagaatattgaaggctgggcgcagtggctcacgcctataatcccagcactttgggaggccaaggcaggcagactacttgagcacaggaatttgaaaccagcgcGGCGAAACCCCTCTCCACTAAAAGTGCAAACATTAGCttggcctggtggtgtgtgcctgtagtcccagactgAGGgtgaagaatcacctgagcccaggaagctgaggccacagtgagccatgattgcaccactgcactccagccttggcaactggagtgagaccccatctcaaaaaaaaaaattaattaatttaaaaaaatacatatagcatTAGCCATTTTGTTTTTGGACAAAATACAGCATTGCTAAATGTGTGGGGACCatgacaaaattaaaacaacatacCTGATCTAACATGCCCGGACAGAAGCATTTGTAGGATGTGTAGGcagttttttcatctttgtgtaaacctgtttttgttttgtttttttttggacatgTTGTTCTCATACTTTGTCCCAGGAGTGAATGTTGAGAAATTTAGAAACTTAGTGTGCTTTCAATTCAGGAAGCCAAACTACCTTGTCTGACTTCTCTGTGCAGATGATGGACTTCCAAAACCAGAACTGATATCCTGGATTGAACATGGGGGAGAGCCCTTCAGGAACTGGAGAGAATCACAGAAATCAGGAAACATAATTTGCTCCTCTGGTGATTTGCCTTTTGATCCAGGTTTTCAGGAACAGCTGTTTTGGGGTGAGTATTAAGAAATCAGGGCCCCGACCTTAAGACATCGTGTTCAGATTTGTTTCCCTTCTCTGATCTTGTCATCCTGTTTGGGCGAGCTGAAGTTTGATGAGTCTTATCTGCTAGATAAAGGCAGTAAAGCGTAACAGTTAGGAATGTGGGTTCTGGAGTCTCTATGTCTGGATCTTGCTTTTTcttggtgaccttgggcaaattattgtACCTTTGGGTAGTTTAATGcctgatctataaaatgaaagtacCCATGTTACAGGATTGAATTGGTTAATACATATAGtgttaggccaggcgtggtggttcaggcctgtaatcccagcactttgggtggccgaggcaggcggatcacttgaggtcagaagttccagaccagcctggccaacatggtgaaaccctttctctactaaaaatacaaaaaaattagccgggcatgctggcaggtgcctgttatcccgctactcaggaggctgaggcagaagaattgcttgaacctgggaggcagagcttgcagtgagtgagctgagaatacacaactgcactccagccttggcgacagagcacgtctcagtctcaaaaaaaaaatgtatatatacacacacacgtgtgtgtatatatgtatatgtatatatgtgtatatacatgtatatgtgtgtatacgtatatatgtatacatatatattgagaGAGAGTTTATATAGTAAGAACTCAGCAGAAACTGgttatccagattttttttttttttttaaagacacaggatcttgctctgtcacccaggctggagcacagtggcatgaccatagctcactgcagtcttgaacttctggcctcaagcagtcctggcctcaagcagtgctcccacctcagcctcccaaagtgctgggattataggtatgagccaccatgcctggcccatggtTATCCAGATCTTCGTGACTAACATGGCTTCCTTCCCAACTAGAGACTGTTATCTACTTGAATACTTCAATCTGAgctcttctctttcatttcttgtcATGATGAAAAGAGTCAGAGACttctggattctttttttctttcttttttttttttttgagacggagtctggctctgttgtccaggctggaatgcagtggctggatctcagctcactgcaagctctgcctcccaggtttacgccattctcctgcctcagcctcccgagtagctgggactacaggggaccgccaccccgcccggctaggtttttgtattttttagtagcgagggggtttcactgggttagccaggatggtctcgatctcctgacttcgtgatccgcccgtctcggcctcccaaagtgctgggattacaggcttgagccaccgcgcccggccaacttctggattcttaaaatacagaatgaaggccgggcgcggtggctcaagcctgtaatcccagcactttgggaggccgagacgggcggatcacgaggtcaggagatcgagaccatcctggctaacacggtgaaaccccgtctctactaaaaatacaagaaaattagccgggcgaggtggcgggcgcctgtagtcccagctactcgggaggctgaggcaggagaatggcgtgaacccgggggagcggagcttgcagtgagccgagatcgcgccactgcactccagcctggggcacagagcaagactccgcgtcaaaaaaaaaaaaaaaaaaaatacagaatgaaaaagTCAAACAGGAGCATCATTTCAAGAAATCTTGTcaaatagttttagtttttaggTGCTTCTTTTGAAAGTGAAGGTTTTCCCccacaaattacttaacttctacCATCTATTAATTATTCCAAGAAACCTTCTTGAAACATTGGCAGAAATGGGAGCAGGGACGGAGGAATAAGCCCAAGCCTTGCTGCCCGAGACAGGATGGCTCAAGGATCACATACAACTGTGGTATTAGGGCTCCAGCTCGGGACTCCAGGTGTGTCTGTACATCAGAATGGGATACATTGGCGTTCCTGAAGTCATGAGAGCAGTCAACACTTACAGAGTACAtgccctgtgccaggcaccatgctaagctCCTCATGcacattagctcatttaattctcacagtaatcTTATGtacttttgtttccatgtttttacAAAGGAGCTGGAGCCAAAAGAGATTAGCTTGACAAAGGTTACACAGTGGACAGATAGGATTCAAAACCAGGTAGTCCGATTCCAGAGCTTACACTCTATATTTGCAacctatattttcctttcttcaatgTTATCCAAAGATACGTCTCTTCAGTTTAGTTTCAGCAGACTCAACAAACTCACTTGGGGCCATGAGACAGACCACACTGCATGGTTGGGTAGCTCAGTGGAAGAAACTGAGTTCCCAGGCCTCCACAAGGCACTCTTATGGGTCACTTGACTGTGAGAATCGTTAGTAGTGCTGCAGACAGGAATACCGactgaatttttgttttcaattgcaGGAAGCCAGCAGGCTGTGAATtcaagaaaaactaaaagccaTTTCCAATTAGATCTTCTTGAGAGCCAGTGTTCCTTTGGATCCTTTGTTTCCTTGAGGTCTGACCGAGGCATCACCCTCAGGAGCCCACAGAGGCACAACGCCAGGACTCCTCCGCCACTAGCCCGCGGCCCCAGTGAATCTACCCTAAAAGAACTCCCAAGTCCCAGAAATCTGGATCTTCCTGGTTTGCGGGACGTCCCTGCCTGGGAGAGCACCCAGCACCCTTATCCTGTCTCCGGGGAAAGCTGTTGGGCGAACAACCATTTAGTAATGCACCAGAGGGGCCAGTCAAAGGACCGACCACATAGGGCCTGGGAGAAATTCAACAAGAGGGCGGACACGCAGATGCCGCGGAGCAGCCCTCGGGTACAGAGGCACTTCCGGTGTCGCGTGTGCGCCAAGAGCTTCCGCAGGAAGCTGTGTCTGCTGAGCCATCTGGCGGCTCACGCGGCGAGGGTTCCCTTCCAGAGCGCTGACGGTGAAATGTGCTTCCGACATGAGCAGGCCCATCCCAGCCACCGCCTCCCGCATCAGGGGGAGAAGCCTGCCCAATGTACCCCGTGCGGCATGCGCTCCCTCCCGGTGGACAGCACGCAGGCTCGCCGGTGCCAGCAGAGCCGGGAGGGGCCGGCCTCTTGGAGAGAAAGCCGCGGGGCCTCCAGCAGTGTGCACTCGGGAGAGAAGGCAGGCTCGCGCTTGGCGCAAGAGGAGAGCGGCCACCAACAGGGGGACACAGAGGCTCAGCAGCACCTCGCACCGGCGCCCTGCTCTTGCTCGGAGTGTGGGGAGCGCTCCCCTACGAGCACCCTCGCCTGCCACTGCAGGGCGCATACTGGAGAAAAGCCCTTCCAGTGTCCCCATTGCAACAAGCGTTTCTGCCTGCGCCGCCTGCTGCAGGTCCACCAGCACGCGCACGGTGGGGAGAGACCGTTCTCCTGCAGGAAATGTGGCAAGGGCTTCGCCAAGCAGTGTAAACTCACGGAGCACATTCGAGTCCACAGCGGAGAGAAGCCTTTCTGGTGTGCCAAGTGTGGCAGGAACTTCCGTCAGAGGGGACAGCTGCTGCGGCACCAGCGGCTGCACACGGACGAGAAGCCCTTTCAGTGCCCAGAGTGTGGGCTGAGCTTCCGCCTGGAGAGCATGCTGAGAGCCCACCGGCTCCGGCACGGCGGGGAGAGGCCGTTCTCCTGTAGCGAGTGTGGCAGAGGCTTCACCCACCAGTGCAAGCTCCGTGAGCACCTGAGGGTGCACAGCGGGGAGAGGCCTTTCCAGTGCCTGGAGTGCGACAAGCGCTTCCGCCTGAAGGGCATCCTGAAGGCCCACCAGCACACGCACAGCAAGGAGAGGCCGTTCTCGTGTGGGGAGTGTGGTAAGGGCTTCACCAGACAGTCCAAGCTCACGGAGCACTTGCGCGTGCACAGCGGGGAGAGACCCTTCCAGTGCCCAGAGTGCAACAGGAGCTTCCGCCTGAAGGGGCAGCTGCTCAGCCACCAGCGCCTGCACACCGGAGAGAGGCCCTTCCAGTGTCCGGAGTGTGACAAGCGCTATCGCGTGAAGGCCGACATGAAGGCCCACCAGCTGCTGCACAGCGGGGAGATGCCTTTCTCCTGTGAGTGCGGCAAGGGCTTTGTGAAACACTCGAAGCTCATCGAGCACATCAGGACGCACACGGGAGAGAAGCCTTTTCAGTGTCCCAAGTGTGACAAGAGTTTCCGCCTGAAGGCGCAGTTGCTCAGCCATCAGGGCCTGCACACAGGGGAGAGGCCTTTCCACTGCCCTGACTGTGGCAAGAACTTCCGGGAAAGGGGACACATGCTGAGGCACCAGCGCATCCACAGGCCCGAGAGGCCCTTTGCCTGTGGCGACTGTGGGAAGGGCTTCATTTACAAGTCTAAGCTTGCAGAGCACATCAGAGTACACACAAAATCCTGTCCTGCTCCAAATGAACTGGACATTAAGAAAAGGCTCAGCCAACTGTTTGCAATGATAGAGGCCGACTGGAGTTGAGGCAGAGTGGGACATCCAAAGCGTTGAGCAGGAGTGGTATTGCCCGGGAATCCACCGCAACAGTAGCCAGACCTGCTGGTAGACGGGTTTTAGGAGCAGGTGTCCTTCTTTGAGCAAGAGTGTCATACAAGTTAGGAATATGAGGAACCACAAAGGATTTTCTCTTCGGAAACATTaccaattatatttcttttttttttccaagacggagtcttgctctgtcacccagactggagtgcagtggcgtgatctcggctatATTGGAAAAGAGAGCATTATAAAACAAGGACATAATATGAAAAGCACGGcatctgcaaacaaaaataatttctacGAGGTTATATGTGAttgctaaaaaatttttaagaaaaagtgcACACAGAAATCCAGATAGCATGTGATTacctttttgtatttatataaaaatatatctgtgtAATTACAAAGAAgttctgacattttatttttttatttttatttttatttatttatttttgagacgggagtctggctctgtcgcccaggctggagtgcagtggccagatctcagctcactgcaagctccgtctcccgggtttacgccattctcctgcctcagcctcccaagtagctgggactacaggctcccgccacctcgcccggctagttttttgtgttttttagtggagacagggtttcaccgtgttagccaggatggtctggatctcctgaccttgtgatccgccggtctcggcctcccaaagtgctgggattacaggcttgagccgccgtcCCCGGCCTAagttctgacattttaaaaagtgattgttataaaagtaaatttaggtcaggcacagtggctcatgcctgtaatcccagcactttgggaggccgaggcaggaggatcatgagccaaggagtttgagaccagcttgggcaacatggcaaacatTTAATGATATATTCTATAGAATggcaaaaattactaaaatactaaaaatacaaaaattagccaggcatggtggtacacacctgtagtcccagctactcgggaagcttaggtgggaggatcgcctgagcccggagaggttgaggctgcagtgagcaatgacggtgccactgcactccagcatggatgacatagcatgacaccatctcaaaaaaaaaaaaaaacaaatttagtatCTCCCAAAGGAAGCTTGgtaagtctttttcttttttttttttttttttttttttttcttttttttttttgagacggagtcttgctctgtcacccaggctggagtgcggtggccggatctcagctcactgcaagctccgcctcccgggtttacgccattctcctgcctcagcctcctgagtagctgggactacaggcacccgccaccttgcccagctagttttttgtatttttttagtagagacggggtttcaccgtgttcgccaggatggtctcgatctcctgacctcatgatccgcccgtctcggcctcccaaagtgctgggattataggcttgagccaccgcgcccggcggtaagtctttttcattctctttaggATTTATAGAatatagcctggcatggtggctcacacctatagtcccattattttgggaggtcaaggaaggaggatcacttgaggtcagaagttcaagaccagtctggccaacatggtgaaacaccatctctaacaaaaagcacaaaaattagccaggcatggtggcatgcacctgtagtctcagctactggggaggctgaggcaggagaattgcttgaaccctggaggtggaggttgcagtgagctggcattgcaccactgcactccaacttgggcgacagagcaagactccatctcaaaaaatatatagaatatataattaatatataaagatatggaataatttataattataaattccttttttttttttgaaagagacagggtctctgtcacccagcctggagtacagtgccatgatcataactcactgcagcctccacctcccaagctcaagtgatccttttgtctcaacctcccgagtagctgggactacaggtgtgtgccatcacatgccaccacgcctgactaatttttgtatttttagtagagactaaaaatacaaaaggttggccaggctggtcttgaactcctgacctcaggtgatccaaccacctcggcctcccaaagtgctgggattgcaggtgtgagccaccttgcccggcctatACTTTGCCATTTGTCTCTTAACACGGGTGCCCAAGAAGCTGCTGCTTCTTAGGGAGCTGCACTCAAGTAACACTTTTAATGTTAACAGGTGTTGACCGTGAGGAGCTTGTCTCTCTCCGGCTGCTGAATTCTCATTCTTAGAGAGGCAATTCGTTAATTGCCAAACCACCACCCAACATTTCTAGTGGGTCAGGGGAGAGCCCTCTGCTGCCCTGTTCATGCCTATACTACCTGTAACAATCTGATTATTGTAAGTTTTCCTGTATCCAGTATCACCTCCAACATTTATTAAGGAGTTGTGTCAAATACCACTTCACAACCAGATGAAGAATTTTATCACTACCCCCTCCAATTCCTcatgagggagaaggaggaattgCTCTAAGCCCAAGGTAGAAACCTTTCCTGAAATGTTGAAAACCATCATTGTGAGTAGGTGAGTGGTGGAGAGGTGGAGTAGTGAATCACCTGTACAATGGTACTGTCACAAGACAAAATTAcagtttaaaaatcttaattggCTTATTTGGTATTCTAGAATTGGGCAACACTTCATCCCATAAAACAGAATAagtggtcgggcgtggtggctcatgcctgtaatcctagcgcgctgggaggcggaggcgggtggatcacctgaggtcagaagttcaagaccagcctggccatggtgaaacccggtctctactaaaaatacaaaaaattagctgggcgtggtggtgcgtgcctgtaatcccagctactctggaggctgaggcaggacaatcgcttgaacccgggaggcggaggttgcagtgagccgagatcgcgccattgcgctccagcctgggcaatgagcgaaagcccatctcaaaaaaaaaaaaaaaaaaaagaataagggtTTCAATGAGCCAGCCCAGgcgtgtttgtttgtttggtttggttatttatttatttatttttgcgccatcttggctcactgcaacctccgcctcctggattcaagcaattctcctgcctcagcctactgagtagctgggaatacaggtgcccgccaccgtgcctgcctaattttttgtagttttagtagagacagggtttcaccatgctggccgggctggtctcgatctcctgatctcgtgatccgcccgccttggcctcccaaagtgctgggattataggagtgagccactgcgccaggccggCAGTTGGTTTTATAGACAGGAAAAGCTGgtggaaagcagaaacagaaaactaaaggtGGGTTGGTTGGTTGAAACGCACTTTTTTCTTCTAAAGGTTAAACCGGGGCGGGGGGTCTTccgcccgggcatggtggctgacgtctgtaatcccagcactttgggaggccgaggcgggtagattgagatcaggggttcaagaccagcctggccaacatggtgaaaccccgtgtctactaaaaatacaaaaattagccaggcgtggtggcacacccctgtaatccccgctattccagaggctgaggcaagagaattgcttgagcccgggaggcagaggttgcagtgagcggagattgtgtcactgcactccagcctgtcactgcactccagcctggccgacagaacgagactgtctcaaaaaaacaaaaacaaacaaacaaaaaccagagagGTCTTCCTTATCATGCTGGCCTGTTTTGTCAGATAAACATCTCTGCCTTGCTGATGTAGTACTTTTGCATGAGTAACTCCATTTTGGTGTGGTCTGTTGGAGCCTAGTGCTGGAGCTGAGTCCAAACCATGGCCTCCTATTATTTaataacactttcttttcttttctttcttttttttttttttt
Above is a genomic segment from Macaca thibetana thibetana isolate TM-01 chromosome 3, ASM2454274v1, whole genome shotgun sequence containing:
- the ZNF786 gene encoding zinc finger protein 786 isoform X2, with protein sequence MKTVLWNKMEDDGLPKPELISWIEHGGEPFRNWRESQKSGNIICSSGDLPFDPGFQEQLFWGSQQAVNSRKTKSHFQLDLLESQCSFGSFVSLRSDRGITLRSPQRHNARTPPPLARGPSESTLKELPSPRNLDLPGLRDVPAWESTQHPYPVSGESCWANNHLVMHQRGQSKDRPHRAWEKFNKRADTQMPRSSPRVQRHFRCRVCAKSFRRKLCLLSHLAAHAARVPFQSADGEMCFRHEQAHPSHRLPHQGEKPAQCTPCGMRSLPVDSTQARRCQQSREGPASWRESRGASSSVHSGEKAGSRLAQEESGHQQGDTEAQQHLAPAPCSCSECGERSPTSTLACHCRAHTGEKPFQCPHCNKRFCLRRLLQVHQHAHGGERPFSCRKCGKGFAKQCKLTEHIRVHSGEKPFWCAKCGRNFRQRGQLLRHQRLHTDEKPFQCPECGLSFRLESMLRAHRLRHGGERPFSCSECGRGFTHQCKLREHLRVHSGERPFQCLECDKRFRLKGILKAHQHTHSKERPFSCGECGKGFTRQSKLTEHLRVHSGERPFQCPECNRSFRLKGQLLSHQRLHTGERPFQCPECDKRYRVKADMKAHQLLHSGEMPFSCECGKGFVKHSKLIEHIRTHTGEKPFQCPKCDKSFRLKAQLLSHQGLHTGERPFHCPDCGKNFRERGHMLRHQRIHRPERPFACGDCGKGFIYKSKLAEHIRVHTKSCPAPNELDIKKRLSQLFAMIEADWS
- the ZNF786 gene encoding zinc finger protein 786 isoform X1 yields the protein MAEPPRLPLTFEDVAIYFSEQEWQDLEAWQKELYKHVMRSNYETLVSLDDGLPKPELISWIEHGGEPFRNWRESQKSGNIICSSGDLPFDPGFQEQLFWGSQQAVNSRKTKSHFQLDLLESQCSFGSFVSLRSDRGITLRSPQRHNARTPPPLARGPSESTLKELPSPRNLDLPGLRDVPAWESTQHPYPVSGESCWANNHLVMHQRGQSKDRPHRAWEKFNKRADTQMPRSSPRVQRHFRCRVCAKSFRRKLCLLSHLAAHAARVPFQSADGEMCFRHEQAHPSHRLPHQGEKPAQCTPCGMRSLPVDSTQARRCQQSREGPASWRESRGASSSVHSGEKAGSRLAQEESGHQQGDTEAQQHLAPAPCSCSECGERSPTSTLACHCRAHTGEKPFQCPHCNKRFCLRRLLQVHQHAHGGERPFSCRKCGKGFAKQCKLTEHIRVHSGEKPFWCAKCGRNFRQRGQLLRHQRLHTDEKPFQCPECGLSFRLESMLRAHRLRHGGERPFSCSECGRGFTHQCKLREHLRVHSGERPFQCLECDKRFRLKGILKAHQHTHSKERPFSCGECGKGFTRQSKLTEHLRVHSGERPFQCPECNRSFRLKGQLLSHQRLHTGERPFQCPECDKRYRVKADMKAHQLLHSGEMPFSCECGKGFVKHSKLIEHIRTHTGEKPFQCPKCDKSFRLKAQLLSHQGLHTGERPFHCPDCGKNFRERGHMLRHQRIHRPERPFACGDCGKGFIYKSKLAEHIRVHTKSCPAPNELDIKKRLSQLFAMIEADWS